The following are encoded in a window of Solidesulfovibrio magneticus RS-1 genomic DNA:
- a CDS encoding PP2C family protein-serine/threonine phosphatase: MTQVLIADDNAIFREVLKRHVASLFGYDVIEAATGLDAVDLAETRHPDLILLDLVMPGLDGIEVIRRIRANPRLADVPIIFLSAETDRRVWAEALSAGANDFMPKPYHRSELAARINLHLKLASLGQELRRQNDLLTRERYLAGCVQRQLLPRDLEFSGLESAAVYQAQEQVGGDFYDAWDDGAAVYVLMADISGHGASAAMLMAACKGYLVSLRQAGLGPVELVASLNAMLCDLLLGGDLDNMFMTMALCRIDRAAPLLTVVSAGHVPVYVLGRSGLTELPSQGPALGILPDCAWTPQTTTFAPGDTLFLYTDGLTELRSPEGEFFGEERVLGKLRPGTAPRDLIGEIIETALPFCMGILHDDLAMVAVRRLAPGDRLA; encoded by the coding sequence ATGACGCAGGTGCTCATCGCCGACGACAACGCGATCTTCCGGGAAGTGCTCAAACGGCACGTGGCCTCGCTGTTCGGCTATGACGTCATCGAGGCCGCCACGGGCCTGGACGCCGTCGATTTGGCCGAAACCCGCCATCCCGACCTGATTTTGCTTGATCTGGTCATGCCGGGCCTGGACGGCATCGAGGTCATCCGCCGCATCCGGGCCAATCCGCGCCTGGCCGACGTGCCCATCATCTTCCTGTCCGCCGAGACCGACCGGCGCGTCTGGGCCGAGGCCCTGTCGGCCGGGGCCAACGACTTCATGCCCAAGCCTTACCACCGCTCGGAACTGGCCGCCCGCATCAACCTGCACCTCAAGCTCGCCAGCCTCGGCCAGGAACTGCGCCGTCAAAATGACCTGCTCACCCGGGAGCGCTATCTGGCCGGCTGCGTCCAGCGCCAGCTGTTGCCCCGGGATCTGGAATTTTCGGGTCTGGAATCGGCAGCGGTGTACCAGGCCCAGGAGCAGGTGGGCGGCGATTTCTACGACGCCTGGGACGACGGCGCGGCCGTGTACGTGCTCATGGCCGACATCTCCGGCCACGGGGCCTCGGCGGCCATGCTCATGGCCGCCTGCAAGGGCTATCTGGTATCCCTGCGCCAGGCCGGGCTGGGGCCGGTGGAACTGGTGGCTTCGCTCAACGCCATGCTGTGCGACCTGCTGCTGGGCGGCGATCTCGACAACATGTTCATGACCATGGCCCTGTGCCGCATCGACCGGGCCGCGCCGCTTTTGACGGTGGTCTCGGCCGGCCATGTGCCGGTCTACGTCCTTGGGCGCTCGGGGCTGACCGAGCTGCCGTCCCAGGGGCCGGCCCTGGGCATCCTGCCGGACTGCGCCTGGACGCCGCAAACCACGACCTTCGCGCCTGGGGACACGTTGTTTCTCTACACCGACGGCTTGACCGAACTGCGTTCGCCGGAAGGGGAATTTTTCGGGGAGGAGCGGGTGCTCGGCAAGCTGCGGCCGGGCACGGCCCCGCGCGATCTCATCGGCGAGATCATCGAAACGGCCCTGCCCTTTTGCATGGGCATTCTCCACGACGACCTGGCCATGGTGGCCGTGCGCCGCCTGGCTCCGGGCGACCGCCTAGCGTAA
- a CDS encoding RrF2 family transcriptional regulator, translating to MKLTTRSRYGTRMILDMALHGQNGPVRIKDIAARQGVSVKYLEKLVRDLKEAGFVRSRRGPRGGHELDKPLDAISVGDIVRALEGDLSLVECGDETGPCPRQADCLTRGVWMEAARAMHEKLDSITLADLVAGATGCALGANAEAVAI from the coding sequence ATGAAACTCACCACGCGAAGCCGCTACGGCACGCGCATGATCCTCGACATGGCCCTGCACGGGCAAAACGGTCCGGTGCGCATCAAGGACATCGCCGCCCGCCAGGGCGTGTCCGTGAAATACCTGGAGAAACTCGTGCGCGACCTCAAGGAGGCCGGTTTCGTGCGCAGCCGGCGCGGGCCGCGCGGCGGCCACGAACTCGACAAGCCCCTGGACGCCATTTCCGTGGGCGACATCGTGCGGGCCCTGGAAGGCGACCTGTCGCTGGTGGAGTGCGGCGACGAGACCGGCCCTTGTCCACGCCAGGCCGACTGCCTCACGCGCGGCGTGTGGATGGAGGCGGCCCGGGCCATGCACGAAAAGCTTGATTCCATCACCCTGGCCGACTTGGTGGCCGGGGCCACGGGCTGCGCCCTGGGCGCGAACGCGGAAGCGGTCGCCATATAA
- a CDS encoding ATP-binding protein: MNGGNDDGAGVLLAAAGTRVPDGLAGELAALGHVVGSLEAPPARPVAGVLAAAPGGLEAAEGILRDWRLRGLAAVCLADGGDAAFLSALADLKPAALLPLPVSRPVLAVALAGAASQCGEDVGERLAVLKSLMDAAVNPIYVQDAAGHYIGVNRAFAAFLGVTIESAQGLTAGAIFSDEIGDYLAERDREILAQGGVQQFEVALEDAWGRERHLVFHRARFEDAAGVPQGIVGVATDVTDSKRVEKDLRDEQEVLRRILAGIRAGIFIIDPRTQVVEDVNPMAEELCGRAREELVGRRCGDIAWSDPEGRPLPTCSVLAERNILNEEMRLARPDGRILPVIKTVVTAKRRGELRLFEIVFDVSERKALERQLAVAQKLESIGELAAGIAHEINTPTQYIGDNLHFLSTAFDGVSQALAKVEAVARRLAEGAGDAAALAAVEAARAEADVDFLLDEAPHALEQSVEGVARVTAIVSAMKKFSHPGGEEKTAVDLNAAVENTVTVAKNEWKYTSDVILELDRTLPPVYCHPGDFNQVILNILVNAAHAVAAKVKGTTDKGRIVIRTEADGDAFKLSVADTGTGIPAEHRRKIFDPFFTTKEVGKGTGQGLAITHNIVVTKHGGSIDFESEPGKGTTFTVRVPFGAPPPAPGAPGELS, from the coding sequence ATGAACGGCGGAAACGACGACGGCGCAGGCGTGCTGCTGGCAGCGGCCGGGACCCGGGTTCCGGACGGGCTGGCCGGTGAGCTCGCGGCCCTGGGCCATGTTGTCGGTTCCCTGGAAGCCCCCCCGGCCCGGCCCGTGGCCGGCGTGTTGGCGGCGGCCCCGGGCGGCCTGGAAGCGGCCGAAGGCATCCTGCGCGACTGGCGGTTGCGCGGGCTGGCCGCCGTGTGTCTGGCCGACGGCGGCGACGCGGCCTTTTTGTCCGCCCTGGCCGACTTGAAGCCCGCCGCCCTGCTCCCCCTGCCGGTGTCCCGCCCGGTCCTGGCCGTGGCCCTGGCCGGGGCCGCCAGCCAATGCGGCGAGGATGTGGGCGAGCGGCTGGCCGTGCTCAAAAGCCTCATGGACGCCGCCGTCAATCCCATCTACGTCCAGGACGCCGCCGGCCACTACATCGGCGTCAACCGCGCCTTTGCCGCCTTTCTCGGCGTCACCATCGAAAGCGCCCAGGGGCTTACGGCCGGGGCGATTTTTTCCGACGAGATCGGCGACTACCTGGCCGAACGCGACCGGGAGATCCTGGCCCAGGGCGGAGTGCAGCAGTTCGAGGTGGCCCTGGAGGACGCCTGGGGCCGGGAGCGCCATCTGGTCTTTCACCGGGCCCGGTTCGAGGACGCTGCCGGCGTTCCCCAAGGGATCGTCGGCGTGGCCACCGACGTTACCGACAGCAAACGGGTGGAAAAGGACCTGCGCGACGAGCAGGAAGTGCTGCGCCGCATCCTGGCGGGCATCCGGGCCGGCATTTTCATCATCGACCCGCGCACCCAGGTGGTGGAGGACGTCAATCCCATGGCCGAGGAGCTGTGCGGCCGCGCCCGGGAGGAGCTCGTCGGCAGACGCTGCGGCGACATCGCCTGGAGCGATCCCGAAGGCCGGCCCCTGCCCACCTGCTCGGTGCTGGCCGAGCGCAACATCCTCAATGAGGAAATGCGCCTGGCGCGCCCCGACGGCCGCATCCTGCCGGTCATCAAGACCGTGGTCACGGCCAAACGCCGGGGCGAACTGCGCCTTTTTGAGATCGTCTTCGACGTCAGTGAACGCAAGGCCCTGGAACGCCAGCTGGCCGTGGCCCAGAAGCTCGAATCCATCGGCGAACTGGCCGCCGGCATCGCCCACGAAATCAACACCCCCACCCAGTACATCGGCGACAACCTGCATTTTCTTTCCACCGCCTTTGACGGCGTGAGCCAAGCCCTGGCCAAGGTCGAGGCCGTGGCCCGCCGGCTGGCCGAAGGGGCCGGCGACGCCGCCGCGCTGGCCGCCGTCGAGGCGGCCCGGGCCGAGGCCGATGTGGATTTCCTTCTCGACGAGGCCCCCCACGCCCTGGAACAGTCCGTGGAAGGCGTGGCCCGGGTCACGGCCATCGTCTCGGCCATGAAGAAATTCTCCCATCCCGGTGGCGAGGAAAAAACCGCCGTGGACCTCAACGCCGCCGTGGAAAACACCGTCACCGTGGCCAAGAACGAGTGGAAGTATACCAGCGACGTGATCCTCGAACTGGACAGGACCCTGCCGCCGGTCTACTGCCATCCCGGCGATTTCAATCAGGTCATCCTCAATATCCTCGTCAACGCCGCCCACGCCGTGGCGGCAAAGGTCAAGGGCACCACCGACAAGGGCCGCATCGTCATCCGCACCGAGGCCGACGGCGACGCCTTCAAGCTGTCCGTGGCCGATACCGGGACCGGCATCCCGGCCGAACACCGGCGCAAGATCTTCGACCCCTTCTTCACCACCAAGGAGGTGGGCAAGGGCACAGGCCAGGGCCTGGCCATCACCCACAACATCGTGGTGACCAAACACGGCGGCTCCATCGATTTTGAATCCGAGCCGGGCAAAGGGACCACCTTCACGGTGCGCGTGCCGTTCGGGGCGCCGCCGCCCGCCCCCGGCGCGCCAGGGGAATTGTCGTGA
- a CDS encoding response regulator, whose amino-acid sequence MPVVSLFHGAFCQEKAVADALAAAANLTVVTDDACIRQAGERSGLGPAAVARAFAAKVSVFDRFTHETNQALAWLRLVLAERLAENDALLLVGGCALLPPRAIGHILRACLIADAPARRRLAAEAGHDAQSARKLLAAADADRVALAARATGSADPWDPMLFDMVLPMDKLPLAAAVDCLVGHLGDAAVQPTEATRAAAADFLLAAKVQTALAAKGHDVRVAAHDGLVSLTIERKVLLLSSLERELRAIAAAVPGVADVLVKVGKGFYQSDIYRRADFDMPSRVLLVDDERDFVQTLSDRLSLRQIGVHVVFDGETALAAVAGEAPDVLVLDLRLPGINGLEALRRAKAARPDLEVVVLSGAAGPAERQACLALGAFAVLDKPADVDALAEVLRQAGKKARANQSAAATGA is encoded by the coding sequence ATGCCCGTTGTTTCCCTGTTTCACGGCGCGTTTTGCCAGGAAAAAGCCGTGGCCGACGCCCTGGCGGCGGCCGCGAACCTGACCGTCGTCACAGATGATGCCTGCATCCGCCAGGCCGGGGAGCGCTCGGGCCTGGGGCCGGCCGCCGTGGCCCGGGCCTTTGCCGCCAAGGTCTCGGTTTTTGACCGCTTCACCCACGAAACCAACCAGGCTCTGGCCTGGCTGCGTCTGGTCCTGGCCGAACGGCTGGCCGAAAACGACGCGCTGCTTTTGGTCGGCGGCTGCGCCCTGCTGCCGCCGCGCGCCATCGGCCACATCCTGCGGGCCTGCCTGATCGCCGACGCCCCGGCCAGACGCCGTCTGGCCGCCGAGGCCGGCCACGACGCCCAGAGCGCGCGCAAACTTTTGGCCGCAGCCGACGCCGACCGGGTCGCCTTGGCCGCCCGGGCCACGGGGTCGGCCGATCCCTGGGACCCCATGCTCTTCGACATGGTCCTGCCCATGGACAAGCTGCCCCTGGCGGCCGCCGTGGACTGCCTCGTCGGGCATCTGGGCGACGCCGCCGTGCAGCCCACCGAGGCCACCCGGGCCGCCGCGGCCGATTTTCTCCTGGCCGCCAAGGTCCAGACCGCCCTGGCCGCCAAGGGCCACGACGTGCGCGTGGCCGCCCACGACGGGCTGGTGAGCCTCACCATCGAACGCAAGGTGCTGCTGTTGTCGAGCCTGGAGCGGGAGCTGCGGGCCATCGCCGCCGCCGTGCCCGGCGTGGCCGACGTGCTGGTCAAGGTGGGCAAGGGCTTCTACCAGTCCGACATTTATCGGCGGGCGGATTTCGACATGCCGTCCCGGGTGCTGCTGGTGGATGATGAGCGGGATTTCGTCCAGACGCTGTCCGACCGCCTGAGCCTGCGCCAGATCGGGGTCCATGTCGTGTTCGACGGCGAGACGGCCCTGGCCGCCGTGGCCGGGGAGGCCCCGGACGTGCTGGTGCTGGACCTGCGGCTGCCGGGCATAAACGGCCTCGAAGCCCTGCGCCGGGCCAAGGCCGCCCGGCCCGACCTGGAAGTGGTGGTGCTTTCGGGAGCGGCCGGCCCGGCAGAACGCCAGGCCTGCCTGGCCCTTGGCGCCTTCGCCGTGCTGGACAAGCCGGCCGACGTCGATGCCCTGGCCGAGGTTCTGCGCCAGGCTGGGAAGAAGGCCAGAGCCAATCAATCGGCGGCCGCAACCGGGGCGTGA
- the nhaB gene encoding sodium/proton antiporter NhaB: MPRTLPRAFLANVLGNAPDWYKLTILAFLVINPILLAAAGPFAAGWLLIAEFIFTLAMALSCYPLPAGGLLALEAVLMGLTTPQALYDETAHNFPVILLLIFMVAGIYFMKDMLQYVFTKILMKVRGKIALSLLFCFAGAFLSAFLDALTVTAVIMAVAYGFYEVYHRHASAGKCRLGEEAAMDEACRRDLAQFRGFLRNLMMHGAVGTALGGVCTLVGEPQNLLIAHEMGWHFGEFFLKVAPVSMPVLFVGLATTVLVERFALCGYGFKLPAEVRRVLAAEDARRDAAMTQRQRASLYVQGAAAVYLVAALALHLAEVGVIGLSIIILLTAFCGVTEEHRIGHAFVEALPFTALLVVFFAVVAVIHDQHLFAPVTNFVLSLSGRTQTAAYYLANGLLSMISDNVFVATVYITETKAHFVKLLDAVPGLGLSGADFLARLADPAVGRQAALAGLPEAARPAVVAALAHFDRLAVAINTGTNIPSVATPNGQAAFLFLLTSALAPLIRLSYGEMVKQALPYTITMSLSGLAAVWLFL, encoded by the coding sequence ATGCCGCGGACACTGCCCCGGGCCTTTCTCGCCAACGTGCTTGGCAACGCGCCGGACTGGTACAAGCTGACCATCCTTGCCTTTTTGGTCATAAACCCCATCCTGCTGGCCGCCGCCGGCCCCTTTGCCGCCGGCTGGCTGCTCATTGCCGAATTCATTTTCACCCTGGCCATGGCCCTGTCCTGCTATCCGCTGCCGGCCGGAGGCTTGCTCGCCCTGGAAGCCGTGCTCATGGGGCTGACCACGCCCCAGGCCCTCTACGATGAGACCGCCCACAATTTCCCGGTGATCCTGCTTTTGATCTTCATGGTGGCCGGCATCTACTTCATGAAGGACATGCTCCAGTACGTGTTCACCAAGATTCTCATGAAGGTGCGGGGAAAAATCGCCCTGTCGTTGCTCTTTTGCTTCGCCGGGGCCTTTCTTTCGGCCTTCCTCGACGCGCTCACCGTCACCGCCGTCATCATGGCCGTGGCTTACGGCTTTTACGAGGTCTACCACCGCCACGCCTCGGCCGGGAAATGCCGGCTGGGCGAGGAAGCGGCCATGGACGAGGCCTGCCGCCGGGATCTGGCCCAGTTTCGCGGCTTTTTGCGCAACCTCATGATGCACGGCGCGGTGGGCACGGCCCTTGGCGGCGTGTGCACCCTGGTCGGCGAACCGCAGAATCTGCTCATTGCCCATGAAATGGGCTGGCATTTCGGGGAGTTTTTTCTCAAGGTCGCGCCGGTGTCCATGCCGGTGCTGTTCGTGGGCCTGGCCACCACCGTCCTGGTCGAACGCTTCGCCCTGTGCGGCTACGGTTTCAAGCTGCCGGCCGAGGTGCGCCGGGTGCTGGCCGCCGAAGACGCCCGACGCGACGCGGCCATGACCCAGCGCCAGCGGGCCAGCCTCTATGTCCAGGGCGCGGCCGCCGTCTATCTCGTGGCCGCCCTGGCCCTGCACCTGGCCGAGGTCGGGGTCATCGGCCTGTCCATCATCATCCTGCTCACCGCCTTTTGCGGCGTGACCGAAGAGCACCGCATCGGCCACGCCTTTGTCGAAGCCCTGCCCTTTACCGCCCTGCTCGTGGTCTTTTTCGCCGTGGTGGCGGTCATCCACGACCAGCACCTGTTCGCCCCGGTGACGAACTTCGTGTTGTCGCTTTCCGGCCGCACCCAGACCGCCGCCTACTACCTGGCCAACGGCCTGCTCTCCATGATCAGCGACAACGTGTTCGTGGCCACGGTCTATATCACCGAGACCAAGGCCCATTTCGTAAAGCTCCTGGATGCCGTGCCCGGCCTGGGCCTGTCCGGGGCCGATTTCCTGGCCCGGCTGGCCGATCCGGCCGTGGGCCGACAGGCCGCCCTGGCCGGACTGCCCGAGGCCGCCCGGCCGGCCGTTGTCGCCGCCCTGGCTCACTTCGACCGGCTGGCCGTGGCCATCAACACCGGCACCAACATCCCCAGCGTGGCCACGCCCAACGGCCAGGCCGCGTTCCTGTTTCTTTTGACCTCGGCCCTGGCCCCGCTGATTCGCCTGTCCTACGGCGAAATGGTCAAGCAAGCCCTGCCCTATACCATCACCATGAGCCTGTCGGGCCTGGCCGCCGTCTGGCTTTTCCTGTGA
- a CDS encoding response regulator, producing the protein MKTRILFVDDEPNVLSALRRMFHDMRGEWEMDFASDGPSGLAMIAEQPYDVVVADMRMPGMDGAMFLREAQVHNPGAIRIVLSGHSDRDMILQTVRPAHQFLQKPCQPAELKAVIARGLSLREVFLDDRVKNVVARLDRLPTVPRLYAALLDVLSKEDPSMREVSGLIAQDVGMSAGVLKLVNSAFFGLRVHVSSPAHAVNLLGLEVVKALVLGIGLFDRFDKEAFRDFDLEKLWSHCLGTARFARAIAETEAAQAATREHCYIAGLLHDVGKLVMATNFPERYQEVIRACQAGEGTILDMEHHIFGASHAEVGAYLLGLWGVEDEVVRAVYLHHEPGRDRRAGFSPLAAVHVANRLEHEMVILSPGYAINPLDELYLMASGLDARMPEWRAACQAVLDQPGRDED; encoded by the coding sequence GTGAAAACCCGCATCCTTTTCGTTGACGACGAACCCAACGTGCTCTCCGCCCTGCGCCGCATGTTCCACGACATGCGCGGGGAGTGGGAGATGGATTTCGCCTCGGACGGCCCGTCGGGACTGGCCATGATCGCCGAGCAGCCCTACGACGTGGTGGTGGCCGACATGCGCATGCCCGGCATGGACGGGGCCATGTTTTTGCGCGAAGCCCAGGTCCACAATCCCGGGGCCATCCGCATCGTGCTGTCGGGCCACTCCGACCGGGACATGATCCTGCAGACCGTGCGCCCGGCCCACCAGTTCCTGCAAAAACCCTGTCAGCCGGCCGAACTCAAGGCCGTCATCGCCCGGGGCCTGTCGCTGCGCGAAGTCTTCCTCGACGACCGGGTGAAAAATGTGGTGGCCCGCCTGGACCGGCTGCCCACCGTCCCGCGCCTCTACGCCGCGCTGCTGGACGTGCTGTCCAAGGAAGACCCGTCCATGCGCGAGGTGTCCGGACTCATCGCCCAGGACGTGGGCATGTCGGCCGGCGTGCTCAAACTCGTCAACTCGGCCTTTTTCGGGCTGCGCGTCCACGTCTCCAGCCCGGCCCACGCCGTCAACCTGCTGGGCCTGGAAGTGGTCAAGGCCCTGGTGCTCGGCATTGGGCTTTTCGACCGCTTCGACAAGGAAGCCTTCCGCGACTTCGATCTGGAAAAACTCTGGAGCCACTGTCTGGGCACGGCCCGTTTCGCCCGGGCCATCGCCGAGACCGAGGCCGCCCAGGCCGCCACGCGCGAACACTGCTACATCGCCGGACTCCTGCACGACGTCGGCAAACTCGTCATGGCCACCAACTTTCCCGAGCGCTACCAGGAAGTCATCCGGGCCTGCCAGGCCGGCGAAGGCACCATCCTCGACATGGAGCACCACATTTTCGGCGCCTCCCACGCCGAGGTCGGGGCCTATCTGCTCGGGCTATGGGGCGTGGAGGACGAGGTGGTGCGGGCGGTCTACCTGCACCACGAACCGGGCCGCGACCGCCGGGCCGGATTTTCGCCCCTGGCCGCCGTGCACGTGGCCAACCGCCTGGAACACGAAATGGTGATCCTAAGCCCCGGCTACGCCATCAATCCCCTGGACGAACTCTACCTCATGGCCTCGGGGCTCGACGCCCGGATGCCCGAATGGCGCGCCGCCTGCCAGGCCGTCCTGGACCAGCCCGGCCGCGACGAGGACTGA
- a CDS encoding STAS domain-containing protein, with translation MELSAQLSGTCLVATVGVSEVDHTVSDDFRDALLSRYERAGAVDLLLDLTQVAFMDSKAIGAMVSVRKAVAAKDGRMGLCGLHPHVAKIVRVVTLGAIFDVFADADQGLAQYR, from the coding sequence ATGGAACTGTCCGCGCAACTGTCTGGAACCTGCCTGGTGGCGACGGTCGGCGTGTCCGAAGTGGACCATACCGTCAGCGACGACTTCCGCGACGCGCTGCTGTCCCGCTACGAGCGCGCCGGGGCCGTCGATCTGCTCCTGGACCTGACCCAGGTGGCCTTTATGGACAGCAAGGCCATCGGAGCCATGGTGTCGGTGCGCAAAGCCGTGGCCGCCAAGGACGGGCGCATGGGGCTGTGCGGCTTGCACCCCCACGTCGCCAAGATCGTACGCGTGGTCACCCTCGGCGCGATCTTCGACGTCTTCGCCGACGCCGATCAGGGCTTGGCCCAGTATCGGTGA